Within Peromyscus leucopus breed LL Stock chromosome 16_21, UCI_PerLeu_2.1, whole genome shotgun sequence, the genomic segment TTTGTCTTAAGCCTCCGGGGACATGTGTGGCTATAATGGGTAGAGAACAGCGATCAGGGAGGATTGTTTATAAACCTGGTACCTCCTTGTCACCTACTGAGAAGTCAAGGTTTTCTTGTATCTGAAGTATTTCAAATTGTGTGCCCTTTTCCGTCTCCAGGGCCCTTGTCTTCGAGATGCGGGGGTGGGAAAGCACAGGTTTCCTCGTCCAGTGTACCTACATTTTCCTTCCACAGTTTCAGCTCTGGGACCATagactggggtggggagggaggatttCTGGAACCTTCCTCAAAAGAATGTGGGTCCTGGTAAGTAAGACTTGCAGGCCAAGAGAACAGTGGTGTGCTTGCCAAGAAAGTATTCTCAAGGAATATGTGCTAAGAACAAACTCAGGTTGGaagcaaatactttaaaaatcatctcTCTCCAGAAAAGAATTCTGAATTTTGGCTGCAGAATCACCTGGCACATTAGAACCTTGGCTACCTGGGCCCTTCTGGGGCTTCTGATTTAGTCACCTTGAACACCAGGGTTAGGGTCTTGAAATGGTTTTAGATTCATAGAAGAGTTCCATATGCCCTTTACTCCACATCCCCTGGTGTTAACATGTTAAATAACCTTGTTACAGTTATCcaaattaaaatgttaacattGGTGTCATATTATTTAACTGGAGGCTTGGTTTGgatgttactttttgtttttttctagtaaTGTCCTTTTCTGTTGCAGAATTCCAAGGCAGGATGCCAAAATGCACTTAGagctattgttttcctttttacctAACTTTGTATTTTATAGTAATTGCAGATTCATAGAAAGTTGGAAAGATGCAGAGTCCGTACATCCTTTATCGGGCTTTCCTCGGTGGTCCTGTCTCACAAACTGTAATGTAGTCTCAAAGCCTGGACTGGTGCAGGTGGTACCTGGCGCCTGTGTAGACCTGAGTAACTGCTACCCAAGTCTAACCCACTGTCCTGTCACTACCAGGGTTCCCCCTGGACTGTCACTCAGAGCCACCTGCCCCGTCCCTAGGCCCTGGCAACCACTAGACTGTTCCTcatctcttttattttgtcatttcaaGAATGTCGTTTGAGGGGTTGTGTGGTGTGTGGCCGTTAGGGACTGACTCCTTCACTCAGCACAGTTCTCTGGGGACTGACCCGGCTCATCGTGCCAGCAGCTTGTCCCCTTTTCTTGCCAAGTGGTATTCCATGGTGTATTCACTGTCCTGTCAGAGGACGTCTGGGTCGTTTCCAGTTTTTGGCCTTTtccaaataaagctgctatgaacattcatGTGCCGATGTCGGTGTGAATATTGGTGTTGACTCTGGGGGAAGTGCCAGGAGTACAGTCGCTAGGTTGTTTATCTTTGAACCAGGCCTTTTGGAGTAGCTGTGTGCAAGCCTCAGTTCCTACATGAAGTGTAGGAATGATCCAGTTTCTCAGTCCTCCAAACGGTCATTGTTTTTACTTGAGCTATTTAGACAGGTGACCAACAGAACCACTGTGGTTCTCATCTGTTTTTCCTGGTGGAATCCAGCACTATAAGTAAGAATCTGTTCAGGTCTTCACCTTGGTGACGTGTCTATGTTCTCCGTCCATTCATTTGTCCCCCTCCCTTTTTTGTCTGAGAACTCCTCATTTGTTCAGATTCTAAAATCCTTTGTTGGATTTTGGGTTTGCAGAAATTTTGGTCTGTAGTGCTGTAGTCTAGTTCTGAAATGTGCCCCTAAGGCCTGTGTACTAAAGACTTCATCCCCTTGAAGTGAGTCCTGCGGTCATTGGGGCATGCCCTCACAGGGGCTGTTGGGGCCTCGGCGTCTTCCTGTCCTTTGCTCCCTGATGGCCCTGAGGTGAAGGCCTCTGCATGTGCTCCCTCCTTGTACTGTGCATGGCCGGAAGGACCAAGCACCCACAGACCCCTGTGAGCTCCCCGGCTCACTTGTGTGCTCACAGTCTCAGGGAACAAAggtttttcattttgattaaaGTCATTTTACCAAactttgttttgtgcttttagTATATCTGACTGTTCTAGATCTCAGAAGTTGTCTAACTTTTCCCCTAGTAGTTTGAGTTTGTTCTACATGTAAGCTTGTTTTCCACTTTGAATTAATATTTCTATAAATAAGGCTTGGTTCacagcttttttttaatttattcatgtgagtgttttgtctgcatgtatgtctgtacatcacatACATGcttagtgcctgcagaggccacaagGCATTGGctcctccctggaactggagttatggttgtgattcaccatgtgggtgctgagaatcgaacttgggtcctttggaagagcagttggtgctggTGCTCTTCACTgcccagccttctctccagtccccacagcTGGTCTTGGTGGCTTTGTAGGCccaggctcaggctggcctcaaactcaaaaccGCTTTCTCTGGctttttccccctccttccttccatgtttAACCTAAGGGTGTCTGTCCATTTGTTTAAAGGCATCTGTCCCTCCGttgggtgtatttgtgtgtggggggacttCCTGGGTTGTCTACTATGTCACATTAGTCTGTATCTATCCACTACACTCTGGATCACTGAAGTTGAATGAACCCATCCCCCatatcatcccccccccccacttaatTTTCTCTTAGGGTCCCAGACTGggtgaggtggcacacgcctttaatcctagcattcagaggcaggtgggtctttgacttcaaggccagcctggtctacagtgagttccaggacaaaaactatttcaaaaaaaaaaaagggagtctCAGTCAGTGGCCAAGCTGACCTcacagtccccctgcctcagcctaccaagtgctggatttacaAGCATGGACATCGTGCTTGGTGCTTGCCTTCTGTTATTTCTCAAAATGTGGGTGTTTTTCCGCATGTAATCTCTATATAGCCTGTGCTACACCACTGTCTCGCACTGTGTTTGGCCTAACCTGCAATGCAGAGCAGTCCTCCTGaggcctcccaggtgctggattaCCGCAGGCTGAGGATGACAAGGCCACCTCCCAGTCCCCATAAGACAACCAGGCTGTGGTGGATAATCAGTTTAATGAGAAAACAGTGATCTGTGTGTATAAAAAGGTGGCTGTGTGTCCATTAAGTGTCCTCATTCCTGAGGAGTCGTCATATTGGGTAGTCTTGAATGTCTGTCTTGCTCACGGCACCGTCTGTCTAGGTGCACGCTGGCTGTCAGAACAGGCAGGGCCTGCCCATAAAAAGGTTCATGCCCTAGGAGGAGCACTGGTCAGGATTTTCACATAGTAACAAGGGCCGGAGAGGCTGCCAAAACCAGACCAAAAATAACTGGTGCTAAATGGGTGTCAGCTCAGGGCTGTCTGAGGGAGGCAAAGCCTTCTTCACCTTTTAACCCTTTGTTCAGCCTGTGGCCTCAGTGGAGGGCCCAGTGCTTTATCATCAACTTCCTGGCATCTAAGGAGCCAGCCTTGCCAGTAGTCCAGGTCTACACCAGGGAAGCAGGGACCAAGCTGGAAGGGAGGGGTCGTGCGCCTGTGTGAAGGTCTCGTCACCACCAGTTGGCACGGGCCTGGAGAGGTGTGTATACTGCTGTTGCCGCACCCCATAGCAAGGTGCTGAACTCAGAGCGTGCAGAGCCTAGTCCAGGCGCTTTCTCCAGTACCAGGGGCATTAGAGCCCTAGGGTAAGCTAGGGTTGCGGGCCGCCGCCCCAAAAGTTGAGTGGGCCACAAGCGATCCCCAGCCCCTGACGCTCTACCCTCACGTAAGACAGGCAGGGTTGCCTGAAGCCTTTAGGTGGGACTTCCCCAGAGTACACACTAGTTCCGGCTCATCGGTCTCCAGCTTCTGGGGCAACCTGGTAGGTACTGACTTCTGTGGGGCCTCAATCATGTTGACGTGCCCCTCAGCCTGCCAGAACCCCCCTCCAGTTCTGGAGACGAGAGATGGCTAGAACTACTCCAGACACACTCAGGGTTGCTACTGATAAGAATGGAGTCGCTGGAGAAATTCCACCCAAAGGACAGCAGTGAGGTGCCCCAATGCCTGGCACTTAGCCTGTTTCTTCTCTTATACCCTGGATGCAGCTGCTGGTCACATCTGAGTCTCTACTTACAGAACAGGCCAAGGCCAGTCTCCTGACGGAAGGATGGGTGGACAGGCCTAGACCCGGCTGTGGGTAGTGCTGGTCTGTTTACATCCTGCTCTGGCCTTGGCCCTCACCTGGACCCACTTCGCTTCTTCCTACCCTATGGTCCTCTGCTCCAGCCCTGGCAGGGAACACAGTCTCCCTCACTGAAACCCGGGGGACCTGCTctacctgctgctgctcctggccACAAGGAAGCAAAGCCAGAGAAGAATTGGGGCTGGGGCAGAGAACCACTTCGAGGTGGATGGGTGGGAGAGTGGGTGTGGAATGGCGGCTGTGAGTGACCCGCAGGTTTCAGTCATCAGCACCGGGTCCGGGGGTGCCCCACATGGGCCTGAAGTGCTTCCCGGATACCCCGCTGCCAGTCTCGGGCCAGCTGCACTGGTGTCAGAGAGGCCTGTGAACAGGGATACCGAGTCAGCCTTCCTCTCCTAGGTACTCCCTGACCCCGCACGGGTATCAGACACGGCCTGGCTGGCACTCACCACATTCTTCACGCCCAGCTTGGCTCCATAGAGCAGCAGCAGCTTCGTAGCTTTGTGGTGCCCGTAGCGCACAGCCTCGTGGAGTGCTGTGTCCCCTTCCTGTGGAGAGACCAGTCGGTCACTGCGACAGGCCCAGTACAGGAAGGCGCTGCTGACGCACAGATGGCCTCCGGTCTGCCTCAGGCTGCTGGGTCACCAACACCCACCTTGTCCTGCGCATTGATGTGGGCGCCACACTCGATGAGATGCTCCAGGCAGTCAGAGTGGCCCGTGCGCACTGCTACATGGAGAGGGGTGCTCCAGATCTAGGGAGAAGTGAGGTGCAATGCTGGATCTGGGTGGCCATGCCACCCAACCCAAAAGGGCTGtgcctctgtgtagccttgccgtcctggaactcatcagtagataaggctggcctggaacaccaccacgcccagctggcTATGCCTCCTTATAAGGTGAACGTCTGTTCTCCATGCTGCGTGCGCCCCAACAGGTTACCACCCAAAGCAGGCACCGGTCCTTTACCTTGTCCTGTGCATTGACCTGAGCTCCCCGGTTAAGCAGCAGTTTGAGGATGTCCAGGTGTCCTCCACGGCAGGCCCAGAACACAGGTGTCCTGTCCAGCTGCAACACAAAGCATCACGGTGCTCTGACCCACGAGGTCGAAAGACCTGACTAGATGAGCCACCACAGCCCCTGTGAGGGCGAGCCTTGCCTCTCACCAAGTCCCGAGCTTCGATAGCAGCGCCTGCGGCCAGCAGCTTGTTCACCAGCTGTCCGTGGCCCTTCAGACAGGCCCAGTGCAAGGCTGTGCGGTGGAGCTGGGAGCAGAGACAAAATGAGGCCAAGGGAGCAGAGCTACTCCCTAGAGgcacccaccccatcccttccGTTCCTAGAACAGGTCACCAGAGTCACCCAGTGTCCCAGGTGAGGACTCGGGTGTCCAAGATGGCATATACAGGTGTTATAAGTGCATTCGCCCAACCTTCCTACCTTGTCATGGGCATTAGGGTCCCTCCGTCTGTCAGGTACTTGTCAATCAGGGCCTCCTGGTTCTCCGCAGCTGCCTTCAGGAACATTTCCAGGTCCACAGGCTCCAGTGGGAcctggggctgctgctgctgggtgaGCAGAACAGGACAGAACTAAGCCCCTGAGTCCGTGGGCACCCGTCACTGCCGCTTTACCAGTCTGGCCCAGCACGCTTGGCCTGTTCGATTATAGTTGTTCTTCGATCTCATTCTCAGGAGATAAAGAACGGGAAGTGTGTGTTATGCACCAATTGACCCCATACTCTAGTTCATAtgctgaatcttttttttttttttaaagattgatttatttattatgtatacagaagagggtgccagatctcattacagatggttgggagccaccatgtggttgctgggaattgaactcaggacctctggaagaatagtcagtgctcttaacctctgagccatctctccagccccatatgctGAATCTTAATTGTAGTATCTCAGAATATGACCGTTCTGAAAATAAGGTCATTGCATTTGTAATTATGTCAGAGTGGGGTAGACCCCTTTCCTGTATGACTGATGTCCTTATGTCAAGGACTTGGGATACAGGCAGGCACGCAGAACGTGAGTAAAAGGTAGAGATGGGTCACGTGTCTACAGACCAGCGGGCACTAGTTCCAGCAGCCCCAGGAAGCCGCGCAGGGGAGTGGACGCTCAAGGACAGGACAGCACATCTAGCTTCTGAACAAACTGGAATGACCTGTTGGTGTGGCTGAGTCCCCCACGGCCAGCACTTGGTTACGGCTAGCTGCCTGTGATACTGGTTAATTTCACAAGCCCTTGGGCACATCAGTGAGAGATTACAGATAAGGCTAGCCGATAGGAACCACTGTAAATGTGGGGGAGACCATTTGATGGGCTGGGGTCCTAGGctgaaggaaaagagaacaaGCTTAAGGAAGTGAGCATTgggactggggtgtgtgtgtgggcggggggtggctcggcagttaagagcgcttgttgctcttgcagaagatccaggttcggTCCCTAGCACCTACCTGTTGCTTCAAAACCATTTGTACAGGGTatatgatgctctcttctgacctctgaccaccaggcatgtacatggtgcacatacatacatacatacgtacaggCAAACACTAGTACACAAATAaagcatctcctccctcctctcatttcCAAATAACCCTTAAGTTGCGGGTGCTTGGTCACAAGAAGCTAAGCAGCTAATGCATGGCCCTATGGAAGGAACAGAAGGCTCTGGGATGCGTCCCATGCAGCTCCCATGCGCTGCCTAAGCAGCTGTGGGCCTAGCTCCATTCTTCCCAGGCCCCAAGACTGGAGGCCATCTGTGCCTCTGGAACACCAGCCTTAACCTCTCACTCACCTCAACCACGGCTCAGCTTCCCTGGGGGGACTTTGTGTCTCAGTCGCTTTTTTCTTCGTCTTTGAATCAAGTTTTCCAAGTCTCTCATGTTGTCCAGAGTCAGTCTGGAGCTGTTAAATCTTTCCAGCTAGGGCAGAAGACATGCCCAAGCCAGACATCAGTCACCAGGTAGGGTCTCAGGGCAGACTCCTGGCTTGACTAATTATGCCTTGAAGAAGCACGCAGTCACTGGCTGGACAATAGTGGCCATGGGCTCTAGTTACTACTCATAGATACCCACATTGCCCAACCCCTTTCCAAGAcacttactttcttcttcttctcttcctccaactTCAATTTCTCCCGGGCCACGGCCTCTTGGGGTCCCAGCCTCCAGTCACTAGGCCAGCCTCCAGGATCAGGCACTCCATGTCCAAACTCCAACACTTTCCTATTAGCTCTTTCTCCACTTACCTGCAGGACAGGTAGAGTAGATTAAGGAATGGGACAGATTGGAGGAAGGCTTAGGAATCAGTTGTGTGCACAGCAGGATGGCCGAGATCTGATGTGCAAAGGTCAGTTGTGAACCTGGGTGTCAGCATGACTCATCCTGCTGAATGTTTCCTGGTGGgctacaatgcacacacacacacacacacacccatctgcAGTGGCAATGGCCAAGGCCCAGGGGAATGACTGCCTATCGGCTATCAGCAGATCACAGAGTTGAGGGAGGGCGGTGTTTGTCTATACCACTGGGTTCATGTCTGGGAACTCAGGCAGACGACACCTTAGCTTCCATCCTGGGCTTCTTTCCCTGGATTCCTATGACATCATGCCACACTGCCATCTGACCCAAGCTTCGAGAAGAGAAGCTTCTGGGCCGAATTCCAAATCCCTGCTTTCAGCCCTTGGGTCTTAGAGAAACTATGTTTCTGCCTCTGTAAAATGAGCTCAAACCATCCCTATAGCCGTCACAGCTGACACCACCCAGCTCCTTAACAGCCACCCAGGAAGCTGGAGCGGACCAGGGAAGGTGCAGAGTGTGGGAGAGGGGAACAGAAGGCTGAGGCTTCTGGCCAAAGGCCAGGTCTTCCCTCGAAATCAGCAGCTTCAACAACCTAATAGTTCTGGTCTGGGCTTTGTCATCCACCTCCCGGAGCAGCTGGGGCCACTGCACCACAGTGACACATAGGTGCCTCATACCCTCCATGCCCTATGTCACCCAAATTGATACTACACAGCTGCACGGCGTCACTCTGTGTCTCTTACTGCTTGGGAACCCAAGAACACCACCCCTGAAGTGGCCAGACCTCCAGAAGTTCCAACCAGACTGTCCTGTGTGTCCTTGACCTTAAAGGAACTATACAGCTCTACCATGGCTTCCAGATAACTCTCCACTTCCCATTTCTTTTGGACCATCCAGACAGGCATACCTGCAGCTTGGGGGTGCAGCTCTGTGGAGAATGCTaacctagcatgtatgaagccccaGATGATCCCAGTACCACactcaccaaaaacaaacaaagactcaATAATTCAAGGATTTTCCCATCTGCTGACACCCAGCTTCATGCCCAATTATCTTCCTTCTCTTGACACCCCTAACATGAGGAAGGGGCAGGAAAGAACCATGCTGTCTTGCCCTCAATCTGACCCTCCGATCCCAGAAAGCGCTGTCTGCTGTCAGCGAGACTTCGTGCCTCTGGCCATAAAGTCCGGGTACCTGCCCTTGTGTTGAGTCCTTACCAGTCACCTGCCTCGCATCCTTACCAACTGCTGAATGCTGATGAAGTCCATGGTCCCCCCTTGCTCTCCACACGCCCAGCGAAGCTAGCAGAGCGCTCAGCCCTTTTATGGAGAGCTCTCtcttggggtggggaaggacagaGTTTGTGCCCAGGCCAGATGACTCTGGGGCTCTGTCACACTAACCAAAATACAGGTCTGGGAATGTGGCCCACTGAGGGCAGGAAGAGAAGCTGTCTGAAGCTGAGTCTGCAGCCTCCTCAGACACCCACCACCCTGCACCTGCTGTGTCCCGCATCTCGCAGGGAGTCGTTTTACCAACACATGGGCTGAGGTGCTTGGCCAGACCCAAGGGAAACATTTCTTACTCTTGGAGTTCAGAGCCCACTGGTGGAATCCAGACTTAAGATGGAGATCTGGCTGCCTGCGATATTGCAAAGACTAGCGGCGCAAGCAGGCGCCCTACAGAGGACCTCAGGAGGACACAACGGAAGAGGCTGACCTAATGCCTTGGAATtctcctgggctacatgatgaaaCTAGGCTCCATAAGATTTCCCAACTGCTAGTTTCAAGCTGCCCTTCCCTCCTCGATTTGTCCCTCAGCAGGCGCATCAGCCAACATGGTGTTCCACTCAGCCCTCATAGGGTCCACACCAGATAACTCTCTGGGCACGAAACATGTCCTTCAACAGGGCAAGGGACTGAGACCCGCTCCGGGTCCCCGGTCTGTAGCAATAATCATGACAGCCAGCCACGAAACAGCTGTCTTTAGCCAACAAAATCAAATTCCTAATTCTTCAGAAGCCAGGAATGCCTTTCCTCTGCTGTGCCTAAATTCCAACTGACCTTTGAAAGGAAACCAGATACCCAGTAAACAAGACCCAGCATGAAAGCAACATGAACAGGAGAACCAAATAAGCACAAGGGAAATGTGGCTGAAGGGGACCGGAGACCACAGGGTTACCAGAGCGCCTGTGGTCCATGCTGACCTCATGGACATGCAGAGTTTTCGAGAATTTAAGGAAACACAGCTTTTTTAAAGCAGCCGGGTCTTCTGCATTAGGATGCTTTCTTTGAAACACCCTCCTTGGTGATGCGGAGGAAGCAGTTCTCTGTGAGAAAGGCGCAGACAAGTCAGACTAGCCCTGCTCTCCCTGTCCTGCATTtgatgaagctgggcatggttgtaCGTGATTGTTATTCTAGTACTCAGGTGGGTGTggggtgcacacacctttaatccaagcacttgagaggccgagacaggaggatctctgtgtgttcaagaccaacctggtctacagagttccaggaagccaggactacatagagagaccctgtcacaaataaacaaagaaaaccctAGTACTCAGACAGGTGAAGAAAAAGGACCCCAGCTGAAAGTTCATCTGGGCTACCGTGAAACCCTGTatccaaacaaaaaaataattttttttttaaaatgctagttTGTGCCCACAAAGGTAAATGGTATTATCTCTaagttaaaaacaataattagtctttatttttaaaaataaaactgaagaccTATTTGATTAGTCCTGCCTCCGTGGCCCAGGGGAAACCATATCTTCTCAACTTCTCCTCTGGTGTCTGCACGGCACGGGCCATTTGGAGAGTGTCAGGCTGTGGGCACCACGTGCACCTTGCCACACTGCTAACCTACGTTCAAGTGATGTGCCGGACCTGACCCCTTCCTGCCAGGGAgctgctcagtgtgtgtgtgtcacacatacacacacacacacacagtctcacactgtagctcaggctggcctcaagtttatAATTCTGCCTaagctcctgagtgctaggactgaaGACACGTTAGCCACCATGCTGGcgctct encodes:
- the Ankrd23 gene encoding LOW QUALITY PROTEIN: ankyrin repeat domain-containing protein 23 (The sequence of the model RefSeq protein was modified relative to this genomic sequence to represent the inferred CDS: inserted 1 base in 1 codon), with amino-acid sequence MDFISIQQLVSGERANRKVLEFGHGVPDPGGWPSDWRLGPQEAVAREKLKLEEEKKKKLERFNSSRLTLDNMRDLENLIQRRRKKRLRHKVPPGKLSPLSQQQPQVPLEPVDLEMFLKAAAENQEALIDKYLTDGXDPNAHDKLHRTALHWACLKGHGQLVNKLLAAGAAIEARDLLDRTPVFWACRGGHLDILKLLLNRGAQVNAQDKIWSTPLHVAVRTGHSDCLEHLIECGAHINAQDKEGDTALHEAVRYGHHKATKLLLLYGAKLGVKNVASLTPVQLARDWQRGIREALQAHVGHPRTRC